The Methylomarinum vadi genome has a window encoding:
- the tssB gene encoding type VI secretion system contractile sheath small subunit, whose protein sequence is MAKASSQKFIARNRAPRVQIEYDVELYGAEKTIQLPFVMGVMADLSGKPADPLPAVGDRDFLEIDVDNFDDRLKAMKPRVAFQVPNVLTGEGNLSVDITFENMDDFSPAAVASKVEALNKLLQARTQLANLLTYMDGKGGAEELIAKALNDPALLQSLASAPKPEAGAEANESSDDKSEES, encoded by the coding sequence ATGGCTAAAGCAAGTAGTCAGAAATTCATCGCCAGGAACCGGGCGCCCAGGGTGCAGATTGAATACGATGTGGAATTGTATGGCGCCGAAAAAACTATTCAATTGCCGTTTGTGATGGGTGTCATGGCGGATTTGTCCGGCAAACCGGCCGATCCGTTACCAGCGGTAGGCGACCGTGATTTTCTCGAAATCGACGTGGATAATTTCGATGACCGCTTAAAAGCGATGAAACCGAGAGTCGCTTTTCAGGTTCCCAATGTGTTGACCGGAGAAGGCAATTTGAGCGTCGATATCACTTTCGAAAACATGGATGATTTTTCTCCTGCGGCCGTCGCCAGTAAGGTCGAGGCTCTGAATAAGCTGCTACAGGCCAGAACTCAACTGGCTAACTTGTTAACCTATATGGACGGCAAAGGCGGCGCGGAAGAATTAATCGCCAAGGCATTGAATGATCCGGCCTTGTTGCAATCGTTGGCTTCTGCGCCTAAGCCGGAAGCGGGTGCCGAGGCTAATGAATCAAGTGACGATAAATCAGAGGAGAGTTAA
- the tssK gene encoding type VI secretion system baseplate subunit TssK, producing the protein MSWNNKVIWTEGMFLQPSHFQQQDRNIQNWIESRCGGLQVYSWGITHLAIDQQLLSLGKFAVSSCKGVFPDGTPFNIPDQHPLPVPLDIKTDTKNQIVYLALPVKRSAGKEVAWEQDQLDESNRYLMQEIEIKDVHSQSEQNSTVIQSGELWTRLRLSSLSQDAFVTIPIARVLEMKVDKQVVLDPNFIPTSLHCQAAEPIMNFIEEISGILHHRGEALAQRLGSPGAGGVSEIVDFLLLQIVNRYEPLFNHWSELNQFHPERLFSVLLQMAGELATITQPDHRFKPFPAYQHTDLQQSFEPVIAALRKALSWVSESRAIPIPLEEHPHQIRTALIKDRQLLTSAEFVLAVGAQLSPDTIRSQLPRQTTIATVEKLRDLVMSQVPGIKLNPMAVAPRQIPYHKGKIYFELDKNHALWKDLQQSGTIAMHFSGEYPGLELEFWAIRG; encoded by the coding sequence AGAATTGGATCGAATCCCGCTGTGGAGGATTGCAAGTTTATTCCTGGGGAATCACGCATTTAGCAATCGATCAGCAGCTCTTGTCGCTGGGCAAATTCGCCGTCTCAAGTTGCAAAGGGGTTTTTCCGGACGGTACGCCGTTCAATATTCCCGACCAGCATCCGTTGCCGGTGCCGTTGGACATCAAGACCGACACCAAAAACCAAATTGTCTATCTGGCGTTGCCGGTTAAGCGCAGTGCCGGCAAGGAAGTCGCTTGGGAGCAGGATCAGCTGGATGAATCGAACCGTTATCTTATGCAAGAGATTGAGATCAAGGACGTTCATTCCCAGTCAGAACAAAATAGCACGGTCATCCAAAGCGGAGAATTATGGACCCGGCTGCGTTTGTCGTCTCTGAGCCAGGATGCTTTCGTAACGATTCCAATCGCCAGAGTTCTGGAAATGAAGGTCGATAAGCAGGTCGTATTGGATCCCAATTTCATTCCCACCAGTTTGCATTGCCAAGCCGCCGAACCCATCATGAATTTTATCGAGGAGATTTCGGGTATTTTGCATCACCGCGGCGAGGCATTGGCGCAAAGGCTGGGTTCGCCCGGCGCCGGCGGTGTGTCGGAAATCGTCGATTTTTTACTGCTGCAAATTGTGAATCGCTACGAACCTTTGTTCAATCATTGGAGCGAATTAAATCAATTTCACCCGGAACGTCTCTTCAGCGTATTGCTGCAAATGGCCGGCGAATTGGCGACGATAACCCAACCCGACCATCGCTTTAAGCCGTTTCCGGCCTATCAGCACACCGATCTGCAGCAATCCTTCGAGCCGGTAATTGCCGCCTTGCGCAAGGCCTTGAGCTGGGTATCGGAAAGCAGAGCGATACCGATTCCATTGGAAGAACATCCTCACCAAATCAGAACGGCGCTGATCAAGGATAGACAGTTATTGACGAGCGCGGAATTCGTTTTGGCGGTCGGCGCCCAATTGTCGCCCGATACCATTCGTTCCCAGCTACCCAGACAGACCACTATCGCTACGGTGGAAAAATTGCGCGACTTGGTCATGTCGCAAGTGCCGGGCATCAAATTGAACCCCATGGCGGTCGCCCCCAGGCAAATTCCTTATCACAAGGGTAAAATCTATTTCGAATTAGATAAGAATCATGCTTTATGGAAGGACCTGCAGCAAAGCGGCACTATAGCGATGCACTTTTCCGGTGAGTATCCAGGATTGGAGCTCGAATTCTGGGCGATACGAGGATAG
- the tssA gene encoding type VI secretion system protein TssA, translated as MADLNLEQLLQDISADAPCGENLEEDPLFLQLEDAARFVEERQMGDSIIPAEEPDWKVVRKLAVELLERSHDVQIAMHLICALVRMEGFAGLQQGLALIKGWLQDHWDEVYPLQDPEDDYPILRINTLSGLNDYRLIVGPVNHLPLTQSAMGNFSWREHEIAHGKITVSGEEEQPDPTIIDAAFNDTDFDVLKSLQDAVRQSLALVKELLTIVIEKADTVNAPDLSALTNILGSIDGLLTEKIQERPENEAISQAVEGSGEEGSVAAGEQPAIAKAVKKEGIHSREDVVRAIDEICKYFERYEPSSPVPFLLLRAKKLLSMNFIDILRDLTPDAVHQAENICGIQNNED; from the coding sequence TTGGCCGACCTAAATCTAGAACAATTGCTTCAAGACATTTCAGCGGACGCCCCTTGTGGTGAAAACCTCGAAGAAGATCCGTTATTTTTGCAGCTGGAGGATGCGGCCCGTTTTGTCGAAGAAAGGCAAATGGGGGACTCGATCATTCCCGCCGAGGAACCTGACTGGAAAGTCGTGCGTAAGCTGGCCGTGGAATTGCTGGAGCGCAGTCACGATGTACAAATTGCCATGCATTTAATTTGTGCTTTGGTCAGAATGGAGGGGTTCGCTGGATTGCAGCAAGGGTTGGCACTGATCAAGGGTTGGCTGCAAGACCATTGGGACGAAGTCTATCCATTGCAAGATCCCGAGGACGATTATCCGATTCTACGCATCAATACCTTGTCCGGCTTAAACGATTATCGGTTAATCGTCGGCCCGGTCAATCATCTGCCGTTGACTCAATCGGCCATGGGAAACTTTTCCTGGCGCGAACATGAAATCGCCCATGGAAAAATAACGGTTTCCGGCGAGGAAGAACAACCTGATCCAACCATCATCGATGCGGCATTTAATGATACCGATTTTGACGTGCTCAAATCCTTACAGGACGCTGTTAGACAGTCCCTGGCATTAGTGAAGGAACTGTTGACCATAGTCATCGAAAAAGCGGACACTGTTAATGCCCCGGATTTGTCGGCGTTGACGAATATATTGGGGAGCATCGATGGCTTGTTGACCGAGAAAATCCAGGAAAGGCCGGAAAACGAGGCTATTAGCCAAGCAGTCGAAGGCTCGGGTGAAGAAGGTAGCGTGGCTGCCGGAGAACAACCGGCCATTGCAAAAGCGGTAAAAAAAGAAGGAATCCACAGCCGGGAAGATGTGGTGCGCGCGATCGATGAAATTTGCAAATATTTCGAGCGGTACGAACCGTCCAGCCCCGTACCTTTTTTACTGTTGAGAGCCAAAAAGCTACTGTCGATGAATTTTATCGATATTCTTCGTGACTTGACCCCCGACGCGGTACATCAAGCGGAAAACATCTGCGGAATACAAAACAACGAAGACTAA
- the tssL gene encoding type VI secretion system protein TssL, long form, translating to MASDDPFFSPQGDDKTIIRPVPGGKRSDLRSAPPEAKPEQVGSAQPLPRLGGLNALEKASSGLLALLTRINTSRRQTDPMELKNKIVREIQQFQMVAQSAGVDPQTVSSARYVLCTVLDEAVLNTPWGNDSGWAQQSLLSLFHKEVSGGERFFHLLKSLAQNPGKNRDLLELMYLCLALGFEGRYRLIEGGKNKLIGIKEWLYQILLQERGTLARELSPHWQGVTDRRNPLMRLVPLWVFGAAAAGILAIMYSVFLFQLNKDSDPVFSQINAIKPPVPQFVVEEPEPSYTPVPELTLSMLLADEIDAKRLKVLELAQRSTITIQGDNLFASGSASVNRDLIPVLHRIADALNQLPGQVLITGHSDNVPIRSSRFPSNWHLSKARADAVAEVIKQNLTVPDRTVIEGRSDLDPIASNKTPEGRAKNRRVEITLLK from the coding sequence ATGGCAAGCGACGATCCATTCTTTTCCCCGCAGGGCGATGACAAAACCATCATCAGGCCCGTCCCCGGCGGCAAACGCTCCGATCTGAGATCGGCACCTCCCGAGGCGAAGCCGGAACAGGTTGGCAGCGCCCAGCCGTTACCCAGGCTCGGTGGCTTGAATGCATTGGAAAAAGCCTCCTCCGGGCTTTTAGCCTTGCTGACCCGGATCAATACCTCGAGACGTCAAACCGACCCGATGGAGTTGAAAAATAAAATCGTCCGGGAAATCCAGCAATTTCAGATGGTGGCGCAAAGTGCGGGTGTGGATCCGCAAACAGTGTCATCGGCGCGCTATGTTTTGTGTACGGTTTTGGACGAGGCGGTGTTGAACACTCCTTGGGGCAACGACAGCGGTTGGGCGCAACAAAGTTTATTAAGCCTGTTTCATAAAGAGGTTTCCGGGGGCGAACGTTTTTTTCATTTATTAAAATCGTTGGCGCAAAATCCGGGCAAGAATCGCGACTTGCTGGAATTGATGTATCTTTGTCTGGCATTGGGATTCGAGGGGCGCTATCGCTTGATCGAAGGGGGGAAAAACAAACTGATCGGTATCAAGGAGTGGTTATATCAGATTCTGCTACAGGAAAGAGGGACGCTCGCTCGGGAACTGTCCCCCCATTGGCAAGGCGTGACCGATCGCCGAAATCCGTTGATGCGTTTAGTGCCTTTATGGGTGTTCGGGGCCGCCGCGGCCGGAATCCTGGCCATTATGTACAGTGTTTTTTTGTTTCAGTTGAATAAGGACTCGGATCCCGTTTTTAGCCAAATCAATGCCATTAAGCCTCCCGTGCCGCAATTCGTTGTGGAGGAGCCGGAACCGTCTTATACCCCGGTTCCCGAATTGACCCTGTCGATGCTATTGGCGGATGAAATCGATGCCAAGCGATTGAAGGTATTGGAATTGGCTCAGCGCAGCACAATTACGATTCAAGGGGATAATTTATTCGCCTCGGGTAGTGCCTCGGTCAACCGCGATTTGATACCGGTTTTGCACCGAATCGCCGACGCCTTGAACCAATTGCCTGGACAGGTGTTAATTACCGGGCATTCGGATAATGTGCCGATTCGCAGCTCACGTTTTCCCTCCAACTGGCATTTATCCAAGGCTCGAGCGGATGCGGTTGCGGAAGTAATCAAACAGAATTTGACCGTTCCCGACCGGACGGTGATCGAAGGGCGTTCCGACTTGGATCCCATCGCCTCGAATAAAACACCGGAAGGGCGGGCTAAAAACCGTCGTGTCGAAATTACCTTACTTAAATAA
- the tssM gene encoding type VI secretion system membrane subunit TssM, translating to MKKLLNFIRQRWFISLLGIIALALLIWFVGPLFAFADYSPLEAEENRWFLIIGLFLFWLIVQLWFYYKNKKKNNQVMSAMMGTAEPGLSPDQQASMDELQTLKKRMQEALDILKQTKLGGGFDRQFLYQLPWYIIIGPPGSGKTTLLKNSDLKFPLSDRYGKDAIRGVGGTRNCDWWFADDAVLLDTAGRYTTQDSHETVDQAAWLGFLDLLKKNRSRRPINGVIIAVSVADLLQQNSEQQLQQATAIRKRIQELYDRFNIRFPVYLLFTKCDLLAGFMEFFDDLDHEQRSQVWGMTFPLDEQEQHNALEQFNSEFPLLQQNLQRQLLYKLEQERSGERRNLIYTFPQQFSSLQSVIKPFLEEVFQTSRYAHPAMFRGIYFTSATQEGSPIDRIMGSLANNFGLDNQLQTAASGQGKSFFINRLLRSVIFAESGLAGTNLKLEKKRFWMQRGAFVGLGAVAVLMAVVWVTSYMRNQAYIEDVAAKTSNLQKDIETIDPEQPDPLVVLPLLNRARDLPGGFADQQHGAPWSLRFGLYQGDKLGEAEVSLYHKLLKNVFLPRLLSRLENQLQTNTNNSEYLYEALKAYLMIASAEHYDAAAIANWFKLDWKYNLPLEVTTQQRNDLDQHLQALLAVRPAPMPRPLNAALIQQTRDLLMDTPVAQRVYSRLKLELSNNDIADFRVSEKAGRDAPLILISKSGKPLSSGVPGLFTCAGYKEVFLPNKERLIDRQASDNWVFGIKDEKTLSKEELKVLQEDVLKLYLQDYIKHWDELLQDIQLKPFTSQVQMVEMLNIISGEHSPIKLFLQSVDQETSMACLAKKEDSLLAKASEKFDSARSSLDRIMSTTPEARGTAGTEVTINMVTDYFKGLHEIVLSKDGVPPPLDRTLSVLNELYVYLNSLLHASGDELVMEQRKQIVQVIEKVKLEGKRTPFPVSSMMDSIAEGSGNLVSGGIRKHLNAMWRSTVLPFCQKAIQGLYPIAKNSREITYEDFTYFFGPGGLMDEFFNKYLAASVEKGGKNWRWNSRGEGGGGISYGALKQFQRADNIKNIFFRMGKQAPTVSFKLKPISMSPSIVQFVMDVDGQVLTYAHGPLRPVAMKWPGPNNSGQVRVQLLPPLQGYSGLSKDGPWALFRVFDEAHIARTSNPAIFIMTFNIQGREVKLELQANSAVNPFQLNDLQSFQCLSNL from the coding sequence ATGAAGAAGCTATTGAATTTTATTAGGCAGCGTTGGTTTATTTCCTTGCTCGGGATCATTGCGCTCGCCTTGCTGATATGGTTTGTTGGCCCGCTGTTTGCCTTCGCCGACTATTCCCCGTTGGAAGCAGAGGAAAACCGCTGGTTTTTAATTATTGGTTTGTTCCTATTCTGGCTGATCGTTCAACTTTGGTTTTATTACAAGAACAAAAAAAAGAATAACCAAGTGATGTCGGCGATGATGGGGACGGCCGAGCCGGGCTTGAGTCCCGATCAACAAGCTTCCATGGATGAACTGCAGACCTTGAAAAAAAGAATGCAGGAAGCGCTCGATATCTTAAAGCAAACCAAACTGGGCGGCGGATTCGATCGGCAATTTCTCTATCAATTGCCGTGGTATATCATCATTGGACCGCCGGGGTCTGGTAAGACGACGCTGCTGAAAAATTCCGATTTAAAATTTCCTTTGTCCGATCGCTACGGTAAAGATGCCATTCGCGGTGTCGGCGGCACGCGTAACTGTGATTGGTGGTTCGCCGATGATGCCGTATTGTTGGATACCGCCGGACGCTATACCACGCAAGACAGCCACGAAACGGTCGATCAGGCTGCTTGGTTGGGTTTTTTGGATTTATTGAAAAAAAATCGCAGCCGCCGCCCCATTAACGGGGTCATTATCGCCGTCAGCGTTGCCGATTTATTGCAGCAAAACTCCGAGCAACAATTGCAGCAAGCCACGGCGATACGCAAACGGATCCAGGAATTGTACGATCGGTTCAATATTCGTTTTCCAGTTTATTTGCTCTTTACTAAATGCGATCTGCTGGCCGGGTTCATGGAATTTTTCGACGACCTCGACCATGAACAACGATCCCAGGTATGGGGCATGACCTTTCCGCTGGACGAACAAGAGCAGCATAATGCCCTGGAACAATTCAACAGCGAATTTCCGTTATTGCAACAAAATCTGCAACGGCAATTGTTATACAAACTAGAGCAGGAGAGGAGCGGGGAACGACGTAATCTGATCTATACCTTTCCGCAGCAATTCAGTTCATTGCAGTCGGTGATCAAGCCTTTCCTGGAAGAAGTGTTCCAGACCAGCCGTTACGCGCATCCGGCCATGTTCCGCGGTATTTATTTTACCAGCGCGACTCAGGAGGGGTCGCCGATCGACCGGATCATGGGGTCGTTAGCCAATAATTTTGGCCTGGATAATCAATTGCAGACCGCCGCCAGCGGGCAGGGCAAAAGTTTTTTTATCAATCGCTTGTTGCGGTCGGTCATTTTTGCCGAATCCGGTCTGGCCGGCACCAACCTGAAATTGGAAAAAAAACGTTTCTGGATGCAACGCGGCGCTTTCGTCGGCCTGGGCGCCGTCGCCGTATTGATGGCTGTTGTCTGGGTCACCAGCTATATGCGCAACCAAGCCTATATTGAGGATGTGGCAGCAAAAACCAGCAATTTGCAAAAGGACATCGAGACTATCGATCCCGAGCAGCCCGACCCATTAGTCGTTCTGCCGTTATTGAATCGTGCCCGCGATTTGCCTGGCGGTTTTGCCGATCAACAACACGGCGCGCCGTGGTCTTTGCGTTTCGGTCTGTATCAAGGGGACAAGCTGGGCGAAGCCGAAGTCTCCTTGTATCACAAATTGTTAAAAAACGTTTTTTTACCCAGACTGTTGTCGCGGCTTGAAAACCAGTTGCAAACCAATACCAACAATAGCGAATATTTATACGAGGCGCTTAAGGCTTATTTAATGATTGCCAGCGCGGAACATTACGATGCGGCGGCGATCGCCAATTGGTTTAAACTGGATTGGAAATATAACCTGCCGCTGGAAGTAACGACACAGCAGCGAAACGATCTCGATCAACATTTACAAGCCCTATTGGCGGTGCGGCCGGCGCCGATGCCCCGGCCTTTGAATGCGGCCCTGATCCAGCAAACGCGCGACTTGTTAATGGATACGCCGGTCGCGCAACGCGTCTATTCACGGCTAAAATTGGAACTGAGTAACAACGATATCGCAGATTTTCGGGTCAGCGAAAAAGCCGGCCGGGATGCGCCGTTGATCCTAATCAGCAAGAGTGGCAAACCGTTGAGTAGCGGTGTTCCGGGGCTCTTTACCTGTGCCGGTTATAAAGAGGTTTTTTTACCTAACAAGGAGCGGCTTATCGATCGGCAAGCGAGTGATAATTGGGTCTTTGGGATAAAGGACGAAAAAACACTTTCCAAGGAAGAATTGAAAGTGTTGCAGGAAGACGTGCTGAAATTATATCTGCAAGACTATATCAAGCATTGGGACGAATTATTGCAGGATATACAGCTCAAACCCTTTACCAGTCAGGTGCAAATGGTCGAAATGCTCAATATCATTTCCGGCGAACACTCACCGATAAAATTATTTTTGCAATCGGTGGATCAGGAAACCAGCATGGCTTGTCTGGCTAAAAAAGAAGATTCCTTGCTGGCCAAAGCCAGCGAAAAGTTCGATAGCGCCAGATCGTCATTAGACCGCATCATGAGCACGACACCGGAAGCCAGGGGCACTGCCGGTACGGAAGTTACCATCAATATGGTGACCGATTATTTCAAAGGGCTGCATGAAATCGTGCTGAGCAAAGACGGCGTCCCTCCGCCACTGGACCGCACCTTGTCGGTCTTGAACGAATTATATGTTTATCTCAATTCGTTGTTGCATGCCAGCGGCGACGAATTGGTGATGGAGCAACGGAAACAAATCGTCCAGGTGATCGAGAAAGTCAAATTGGAAGGTAAGCGAACGCCATTCCCTGTCAGCAGCATGATGGATAGTATCGCCGAAGGTAGCGGTAACCTGGTCAGCGGCGGTATCCGGAAGCATTTGAATGCGATGTGGCGTTCGACCGTTCTTCCTTTTTGCCAGAAAGCCATCCAGGGCTTGTATCCGATCGCTAAAAATTCCCGTGAAATTACCTACGAGGATTTTACTTATTTCTTCGGACCAGGCGGGCTGATGGATGAGTTCTTCAATAAATATCTGGCCGCCTCGGTCGAAAAGGGCGGCAAAAACTGGCGCTGGAATTCTCGTGGCGAAGGCGGTGGCGGCATTTCCTACGGCGCCTTGAAACAGTTCCAGCGGGCCGATAACATCAAGAATATCTTCTTCCGCATGGGTAAACAGGCGCCTACGGTGAGTTTTAAGTTGAAGCCGATTTCAATGAGCCCTTCCATCGTGCAGTTCGTCATGGATGTCGACGGACAGGTTTTGACGTATGCCCATGGGCCGCTCAGACCGGTGGCGATGAAATGGCCGGGGCCGAATAATTCCGGTCAGGTAAGAGTGCAATTGTTACCTCCATTACAAGGTTATTCCGGTCTGTCGAAGGACGGTCCCTGGGCGTTGTTCCGGGTTTTCGATGAAGCGCATATTGCCCGCACTTCCAATCCGGCCATCTTTATCATGACATTCAACATTCAAGGGCGCGAGGTTAAGCTTGAATTACAAGCGAATAGTGCTGTCAATCCTTTTCAATTAAACGACCTGCAATCCTTTCAATGCTTATCGAATCTATAG
- the tssC gene encoding type VI secretion system contractile sheath large subunit gives MAETEVEATAAAAEGEVQESPDFSALLQKEFKPKSDRAKEAVENAVRTLAEQALAETALISEDAVKTIESLIAEIDKRLSDQVNLIMHHEDFQKLEGSWRGMHHLVNNTETDEMLKIKVMNISKKDVHKTLKKFKGTAWDQSPLFKKIYEHEYGQFGGEPFGCLIGDYEFDHTPPDVEFLNGIAEISASAHVPFIAAAAPRLMNMDSWQELADPRDLTKIFQTPEYASWRSLRESEDSRYIGLTLPRFLSRLPYGANTAPVEEFDFEEDVAHADHSKYTWSNSAYAMGVNINRAFKLYGWCSRIRGIESGGAVEGLPTHTFPTDDGGVDMKCPTEIAISDRREAELAKNGFMPLLHKKNSDFAAFIGAQSLQKPAEYDDPDATANANLAARLPYLFATCRFAHYLKCIVRDKIGSFKERDDMEKWLNKWISNYVEANPATASEEDKARKPLAAAEVVVEEVEGNPGYYTSKFFLRPHYQLEGLTVSLRLVSKLPSQKGG, from the coding sequence ATGGCTGAAACAGAAGTCGAAGCTACCGCCGCAGCCGCCGAAGGCGAGGTTCAGGAAAGTCCGGATTTTTCAGCACTGCTGCAAAAAGAATTCAAGCCAAAATCGGATAGAGCAAAGGAAGCGGTCGAAAACGCCGTCAGAACTTTAGCTGAACAAGCATTGGCCGAAACCGCCTTGATTTCAGAGGACGCGGTAAAAACCATCGAATCATTGATCGCCGAAATCGACAAGCGCCTGAGCGATCAGGTCAACTTGATTATGCACCACGAGGACTTCCAGAAACTGGAAGGCAGTTGGAGGGGTATGCATCATTTGGTGAACAATACCGAAACCGATGAAATGTTAAAGATCAAGGTCATGAATATCTCCAAAAAGGATGTTCATAAGACCTTGAAAAAATTTAAGGGGACGGCCTGGGATCAAAGCCCGCTTTTCAAGAAAATTTATGAACATGAATACGGCCAATTCGGCGGTGAGCCGTTCGGTTGTTTGATCGGTGACTATGAATTCGACCATACACCGCCGGACGTCGAATTTCTCAATGGTATCGCCGAAATTTCCGCCTCCGCCCATGTGCCTTTTATTGCTGCGGCAGCACCTCGTTTGATGAATATGGATTCCTGGCAGGAACTGGCCGATCCGCGCGATTTAACCAAGATTTTCCAAACGCCGGAATATGCGAGTTGGCGTTCCCTGCGCGAATCGGAAGATTCCCGTTACATCGGTTTGACCCTGCCGCGTTTTCTATCGCGTTTGCCCTATGGCGCCAATACTGCGCCGGTGGAGGAATTCGATTTTGAAGAAGACGTCGCTCATGCCGACCACAGTAAATACACATGGTCCAATTCGGCCTATGCGATGGGCGTCAATATTAACCGGGCCTTCAAACTTTATGGTTGGTGCTCGAGAATTCGCGGTATCGAATCCGGTGGGGCGGTCGAAGGCCTACCGACCCATACTTTCCCGACCGACGATGGCGGGGTCGATATGAAATGCCCGACCGAAATCGCCATCAGTGACCGGCGTGAAGCGGAACTGGCCAAGAATGGTTTCATGCCGCTGTTGCATAAAAAAAATTCGGATTTCGCGGCCTTCATCGGCGCGCAATCCCTGCAAAAGCCGGCCGAATATGACGACCCCGATGCGACCGCGAACGCCAATCTTGCTGCGCGGCTGCCTTACTTATTCGCCACTTGCCGTTTCGCCCACTACCTGAAATGTATCGTCAGGGACAAGATCGGTTCCTTCAAGGAACGGGACGATATGGAAAAATGGTTGAATAAATGGATTAGCAATTATGTGGAAGCGAATCCGGCGACCGCATCGGAAGAGGACAAAGCTAGAAAACCGTTGGCCGCCGCGGAAGTCGTGGTCGAGGAAGTTGAAGGCAATCCGGGGTATTACACCTCCAAATTCTTCTTGAGGCCTCATTATCAACTCGAAGGGTTAACCGTTTCCTTGCGTTTGGTTTCTAAATTGCCTTCTCAAAAAGGAGGATGA
- the tagF gene encoding type VI secretion system-associated protein TagF: MLIESIVNGYYGKVPTHGDFVSRGLPASFIDPWDAWLQEAVITSRRQLGNNWLDSYLTSPIYRFVLSPGICGEHSWLGILMPSVDRVGRYYPMTIGLLNQHNINPFLAMQREVTWFTNAETLALSSLADNFNLQEFNDQLSRLSPEILNDNCVNGFDEEPSERQPSHHAWQQTFGNKQNICDVLPCFLDTQLKEQFFAYSVWWTQGSERVAPSLLICEGLPPFDGMAAMFDGNWKKWGWEGNRYPSLPFGNQGNNQRNA; the protein is encoded by the coding sequence ATGCTTATCGAATCTATAGTTAACGGATATTACGGCAAAGTTCCTACGCATGGAGATTTCGTAAGCAGGGGCTTGCCGGCCAGTTTCATCGATCCCTGGGATGCCTGGCTACAGGAGGCCGTAATAACCAGTCGGCGGCAATTGGGTAATAATTGGCTGGATAGTTACCTGACCAGTCCGATTTATCGTTTTGTGCTTTCTCCAGGTATTTGCGGCGAACATAGCTGGCTGGGAATTTTGATGCCCAGTGTCGATAGGGTGGGGCGCTATTATCCGATGACCATTGGCCTGCTGAATCAACATAACATCAACCCTTTTCTTGCCATGCAACGAGAAGTAACTTGGTTCACCAATGCCGAAACCCTAGCTCTCTCCAGTCTGGCCGATAATTTTAACCTGCAGGAATTCAACGACCAATTGAGCCGGTTGAGCCCCGAAATACTGAATGATAACTGTGTCAACGGTTTCGATGAGGAACCCAGCGAACGTCAGCCCAGTCATCACGCCTGGCAACAGACGTTCGGCAATAAACAAAACATCTGCGATGTTTTACCTTGTTTTTTGGACACACAATTGAAAGAACAATTCTTTGCCTATAGCGTTTGGTGGACGCAAGGCTCAGAACGGGTTGCTCCTTCCTTATTGATTTGCGAAGGTTTGCCGCCTTTCGATGGCATGGCGGCGATGTTCGACGGTAATTGGAAAAAATGGGGATGGGAAGGGAACCGCTATCCTTCTTTGCCGTTTGGAAATCAAGGAAACAATCAACGCAATGCCTAG
- a CDS encoding PP2C family protein-serine/threonine phosphatase gives MPSTSWLSYGRTHIGKIRSINQDAFANIPEKSLWVVADGMGGHKDGDFASRAIVKAMQDLEPTKYIGATVKRIYQQLHHVNQHLLDHAAVHGENDVIGSTVAILLAHRHHCVTMWSGDSRIYLFRRGILKQITRDHNNESKLLADGYSMEEIKQNPYAQTLTHAIGGESEVFLDAQALEACHDDIFLLCSDGLTKEVADSEIEDILGQAPYRQAVDLLMDLALLRGGRDNITVLVVKCCRQTA, from the coding sequence ATGCCTAGTACGTCATGGTTATCCTACGGTAGAACCCATATAGGGAAAATTCGAAGTATCAATCAGGATGCATTCGCCAATATACCGGAGAAAAGCCTGTGGGTGGTCGCCGATGGGATGGGAGGACATAAGGATGGAGATTTCGCCAGTCGCGCGATCGTCAAAGCCATGCAGGATCTGGAGCCAACGAAATACATCGGCGCAACAGTCAAACGGATTTATCAACAATTGCATCATGTCAACCAACATCTCCTCGATCATGCGGCGGTTCATGGCGAGAACGACGTCATTGGCAGCACGGTCGCAATATTACTGGCGCATCGTCATCATTGCGTGACGATGTGGTCGGGGGATAGTCGCATTTATCTCTTCAGGCGTGGCATATTGAAGCAAATCACTCGCGACCACAATAATGAGTCCAAACTGTTGGCGGACGGCTATTCCATGGAGGAAATCAAGCAGAATCCCTATGCGCAAACTTTGACGCATGCTATCGGTGGGGAAAGTGAAGTTTTTCTTGATGCTCAAGCATTGGAAGCCTGCCATGACGATATTTTTCTGCTGTGCAGCGATGGGTTGACCAAGGAAGTGGCGGACAGTGAGATCGAAGACATTCTCGGGCAGGCGCCTTACCGGCAGGCGGTCGATCTTTTAATGGATTTGGCTCTTCTGAGGGGAGGACGCGACAATATCACCGTGCTGGTGGTGAAATGTTGTCGCCAAACCGCTTAA